Sequence from the Rutidosis leptorrhynchoides isolate AG116_Rl617_1_P2 chromosome 3, CSIRO_AGI_Rlap_v1, whole genome shotgun sequence genome:
AAATTGGGAAGCACAAAGAAGAAATAAACTAACCGCAAGCACTTTTGCTCAAGCCATCGGCTTCTGGCCCAACCGACGGGTCCAGCTCTGGCTAGAAAAGGTTGGTGCGGTTGAGCCGTTCACCGGAAACGAGTCTACTTTTTGGAACAACATCAAAGAAGAGGAAGCACTCGAACGATATAAACTATTAACTGGAAATCCAGTTATGTTTCCCGATTTTCATACTAGCGGGGTACTAAATAATCAAGAAAATTGGCTTGCAGCTTCGCCTGATGGCTTAATTGATAAGAATGTTTATAGATTACCGTACAGAGGAGTGTTAGAAATAAAATGCCCTTTTCATAATGGTGATATGAGAAAAAATTGCCCGTGGTCAAGTGTACCGTATAATTGTGTTCCGCAAGCTCAAGGATTGATGGAGATATTGGATCGAGATTGGATGGATTTTTACGTGTGGACTCCTAATGGTAGTAGTTTGATTAGGATCGATAAGAGTGTAGAGTATTGGAACGTTTTGAAGATAGTTTTATCGGACTTTTGGAAGGATCATGTGCAGCCTGCGCGAGAGATTTACAGTAATTATGTGGTTAAAGATCCTTTAAACGAGTTAAAGAGTTATTGCCCGGCGCCTAAGCATGAGTTGTGTCGTTATATTGTCAATGAAAGTAAACGTGTTGTTGGTGAT
This genomic interval carries:
- the LOC139898350 gene encoding uncharacterized protein, translating into MLDGNGADCAYLIIMLISSQYCTTRCLYTPSHSILESIGRRHWFKNWEAQRRNKLTASTFAQAIGFWPNRRVQLWLEKVGAVEPFTGNESTFWNNIKEEEALERYKLLTGNPVMFPDFHTSGVLNNQENWLAASPDGLIDKNVYRLPYRGVLEIKCPFHNGDMRKNCPWSSVPYNCVPQAQGLMEILDRDWMDFYVWTPNGSSLIRIDKSVEYWNVLKIVLSDFWKDHVQPAREIYSNYVVKDPLNELKSYCPAPKHELCRYIVNESKRVVGDSRLLMREINAGYFNCCIHKVELC